GATAAAGAGAATATGGAGtcatgggaattcttccttacAAACCTGCGGAGGTATGTTGTTAGTAATGATAGtatttgcatcatctccgatagagGGAAATGATTAATTGCTGCCATTAGGCGTTCCGGTGTGCCATGGAGATCTGTTTACTGCATACGGCACATTGCGTCTAACTTTCAtcgagattataagaatgcagactgaaagagacaagttgtgaaaatgggtaaagaATAACCTTATCCTTTCAATATATAACCTAATGTTTTGTGATGAGACTGTAACTTATATTTTCTTAATACATACACAGCGTACGAGCTTGAGCCACACATTTTTCGGAAAAGGATGACTCGACTTGAGAATGACATGGAAGGTCAAACGAAGACATCTTTCCGACAATGGTTGGGTACTATGGAGCcgtggcaatgggctcaaagttttgacgagggctttcgttACGGTCAAATGACTACAAACTTGGTGGAGGGCATCAACGCTGTGTTATTAAAAACACGACATCTTCCGATTTCATCTGTCTTCTCAACTATATTCTacaggttggctaccttgatgccaagaatgggtcagcAACAAGTCAACTAGATAGAGGCAGGACACGTGTTTGTCGAATATGTTAGGGATGCAATGGTTGCAAACCGTTGGATGGCGAGGTTGATGAATATAGAAGTATATTCACGACGTAATGAAATGTTTCGCGTTACAGAGACCATCGGTCGTCGACCCGGTATACCACCTAGGTCCTACGGAGTTGATCTCCGAAATAGACGGTGCGATTGTAGGAGGTTCCAGACACTTCATTATCCTTGTGCACATGTTGTAGCAGCTTGTGCTAAAGTCTCGCTCAATGTGGATCAATTTATCGATGAAGTGTATACCCTCGAATACACGTTACGTGTATGGGAGAATGAGTTTCCCGTACTTTCTGACCTATCTACTTGGGAGGTTCCTCCGACGACATTCGAGCTTGTCCCAGACAAAGGGTTGCGTAGGAACCCAAAAGGTCGTCCGCAATCATCTAGAATCCGTAACGAAATGGACATTAGAGAGAAATCCGATGGGAAGTTGTGTGGAGTTTGCGGATTACAAGGTCATAATCGGAATAAATGCCCGCTCCAAACTACCATATTGGACAATTGTCACGATCAGATAGAAATTAAGATTTTGTTAATTACATGTTGGAAGAAAAAGTCCCACCAAGTAGTATTAAATGGATTTTTTAAGCATTTTAAAATTGATTGTTTTTAATACTCCTCTTTTTTTGCAATTATGCACTTCAACCCAAGCAAATCCAAAATTCGCCTTCGAAGCACATGTTTATATACAATTTACATACTTACTCCAGGTGAAGCATGACTATTTGTGTTCATACATACTTAACTCGAATTTATTATGTATTTCATTTACTATTATAATAACGTTCTTCAACTGAGGAAATGATAACTATCCTTTGTAATTAATGATAAAAAACTCATTACATAAATAGTCATTACATAATTTGCCAAaaaatttattacataaaaaaagaagttatttatattacaaaaccccctaaaattgatggtttgatggtgtgGTTCTAGGGGTATATTTTTGTGAAGCCCGACGTTCACGTTGCGGACGACTACGACGATCAACGTTCTCTTCATCTGTATGTGGAGGTGTGTGAAACATAGACGAAAAATCATATGTCTCAAATGCCATCGATGAACTTGAGCCGAGAGGAGTAGAATATGGAGGTGGATATGGGCCAGGAGGAGTAGAGTACGGCGGTGGATACGGCTCTGGAGGAGTTGAGTACATAGGTGGATACGGTCCGGAAGGAGTAGAGTACTGAGATAAGTATGAGCCGGGATGACTGGAGTACTGAGGTGGTAGTGGGCTGAAGATATCAAACTCTGAATGATATCCGTGGCCTGAGGAGCCCGAGAAATAGTCATCGCCCCCTAAATCTGGATGATAAGAACTATCTCCAGAGTGTAGTTCCGGCTCTAGCTCCTGCTGTGGCTCCAGCTCTGGTGCATGATTCGGATCTGGAAGATGTTGCCCAATTCGTGTCGTATGTGGGGGGACTACCATCGACCGCCCACCAAACAAAAATGGTTTCCCTATCTCACAGTACCACTGTAGGTACTGTAACGAGGGCTGAAGATCCAAGCCACGATCCATTTGAGGTACCCTCTCAAACCGGTTGTTCCACATCGTAACATATTCTTCATGCTTATCTCTCCAACGTAGgtcgagtgaaataaaataataaaataaaattgatattGAAAAAACTTACCCCCTCTCCAGAATGATTCTCGATCTTCAGGCGGTATATCGGAACCGTGTATGATCTTAGATACGGTTTGTGCTCCATCTAAGAAAAAATTGTTAGAACAACATAATCCGAAAAAAAAAGTCAACTAATTGTTACAATGCATAAAAATTCATCACCTATTAAcgagtggaaatatatatgattgGTGACTAATTGATGCCAAGAATGGTATCCGGTAAAGTGCCTACGACTGCAGTAGTATGAGGCATCCGCCTATGTCCACCGCAGAAGGATCTGTCGTCCGACAAAGTTCTCGATACAACATGGCTAACACTACGGACCCCCAACTATATGAACGGGTGTTATGCAAATTAGATAATAGGGGTAAGTGCATCAAGTGAACAGTACTACCGTTTGATTCTTTCATAAGTACACCCCCTATAAGGTGCATAATGTAAGTTCGAACGGCCTGCATCACCTCCCGTTCATTGGCAGTACTCGGCAAATActcaaaattggcttttagcCATGACAACCTCAAACTAGCAAATTTCCCCTCACTTGGCGAGCGTCCAAGTAATTCATAGCAAAGGGTTGCCGGCCTGGAGATCGAACTTATGCCCGTGACCGCATTCCCGTCGATAGGGAGCCCGAGCTGTACTGCAACATCTTCTAGAGTGATGGTGCACTCCCCGCAcggcaaatgaaatgtgtgggtctcCGAATGCCATCGCTCGACTAAAGCGGAAATCAGGTCATATCGCAGATCAAAACTCCGGATCAATGCTGCTGATCCGAACCCGGCTAACTCCAAGAACGGTATTAGGCATTCATCTGGCTGAAACCCTATACTATTAACACGGCCTCTCAATACGCGGTACGACTCCTGACATTATTATATTAGCGAAATaattaatacaatataatttaattcaaccaATAACAAGactatgaaataaaaattttattaccatCTCCTTAATGGTACTTGATATGTGATTTGTATTATCAATCAAAGAACCCATTTGTTACAAATctacaattaaaaaaaattcaattcagtttttcttatttcaaaagatacaataaatttttcaaattttagaaataaacacagaaatatctcataatttctcatttttacctacaattttttttatgttagataacaataataatataattaaaaacaaataaactatctaaatataaaaacatacaattaaaaaaaatagaaacataCCTAATTAGAAGAACTTCCAAATAACCTATAAAATTATgtaacaacaaatttaatcaacattttaataaatcaataaaattatcaaataaatatataataatataaaattacattatataaaaattacattaaaaatcacaaaacactaaactataaacactaacaatttataatcatatactaacacaaaataactataaaattattttttaaatacattactaaaaaaatcacaatacattAATACACACTAaaccactaaacactaacaatatataacctaatcttaaattactaataaaatagctataaacatattttttaaaaatatattactaaaaaatTACAATACGCTAATACTAAACCACTAAACACTAATaatttatataacctaatcttaaattactaataaaatagctataaaattattttttaaaatatattactaaaaaatcacaatacactaaTACACTAAACTACTAAAgactaacaatttatataaccaaatcaactataatttttttaaatatattattactaaaaaatcacaatacactaaTACACTGAACACTAACAATTTGTAACTTAATCCCATAAATTATTAACAAAACAAATAACTATAACAAAATACAAAAAACTAATaatttataacctaatcataaactactaacaaaataattatacaattttttaaaaaatttacatactaaaactcacaaaacaccataattttataataaattactaaaataatacattaccttttttttcttcttcttccttcttcttctttcttcttcttctccttcaccttccttctttttctccttctcctTTCTCTCCTTTCTTTCTCACCCGTAAATGCTTCAATATGGGGGGGACCATGCTTATAAGGTccccataaattttttttttcccatgAGTGATAAGACTCATGCATGAGAAAAAATGGGCAGCATGCAGGGGGAAGGCAGCAGGAGCAAGGGGTGTTGTGCCTACCTGTCAGGCACGACTTGTCGTGTCTACCTGACAGGCTCGACCCGTTTCGGGTATTTTTACCCGTATAAAATCCGtttttttacatatatattaatataaatattaaaaaaataatataataatactttTTTTAacgaaaaaaattaatattaaaaaaatcggTTGTGCCTGTCAGATAGGCATGGCCTAAAAAAAtataccattttcgtaattaatctggctgacaacctattttggtgtataaatttctttttttataatattgaggTAAAAAACCCAATAAACAATACAacagtttttaaaaaataagcaaataaatgaagtaaatgaattaaggacAGGGATGAAAACAAGCTAAAATTTCGGGGTGCTCAATATAAATACTGGAAAGTTAATTAAGGATCCGAACGAAGCGCATTAAAACTAGCAGGGACTAGATGGGAAAACATTCCCTTGGTTCCCTCCGCATGTTCAGCAAGACAGCCCAAGGGACCGAATTGAAAAAAAAACCACACGAAATTTGAGggccaaataaaaaataataaaaaagaaataagcCTGATCAAGTGGTGCTACAAAAGGGAGGGATTAAAAATGTAAATCACCCTTTCAAGGTGGGAATGCACGGATTCACACCCGACACAGCTGTTTCATTCAATGTTTTAAAACCcatctttatatatatttttttagataaaaaaacaaaaaaagttttGAAACCTTTCATCTCTTCTGACGAAGGCTCTTTCTTTGCCCACCGTGCCACCATAGCACCGGCGGCCGACGATGCACAGACAAGGCCTTTCAACCCCGTTTCGAAAcctccttttcctttttttttaaagaacttTAAatcagtttttatttttaaaaaaaatggagaaaatgattAACAAACGAACATACAACCACTCCGTCGCCTTTTGGGACCCTCGGACACCGACTACGTCCGTCGACGAGGAGGGAGATCGATTCAGGTATTTTtcgttttcttcttcttttgattttcgtataaaatatatgtaaaaatgaaaagaatagaatgaaataaagagaaaaaaaaaagaaactaccGTCaaaactttttctcttttttattgATAAGTATTTTTTCTTTGAACAATCGGTTCCCCCTTTACATTGATTTTTTCatttggctttatagccgattacATATGATTTGTTACTATTCTTTGCTTGTTTCTGCTTCTACTTTGCATGTTTCTCTGCCCTCTGTCTTGCTTTCTTTTTTTGTTCTCGTTTTGCAGGCTTAGACGGAAGCGATGGTGCAGAAACTTGCCATGTTGGTACAAGCGGTGTTAGGGGAGCTGATCTTCGAGCGTTGGACGTGCCGACGAAGCACGTGGGAGGGGGCAGTGGCTAGGGCGACTCCTAGGGTTTGGTTGAAAATGTTTTAGGATAGTGGGCTGATCTGTATTGGGTAATTGGGTTTAGGGCTTAAGTTAGGAATTGGGTTTTAATGAGGGTTGAACATTATtggtttatttatattaagcCCAGGTCAAAATTGACCTATTATAATGAATaggtacttaaatttttttttgtcaaagtatttaaaattttatttcgtTATCACTTTTAGTCTAACTGTTAACTTCCGTTAAAAAATTCTTTGAATCAATCCAAATAtgagataatatattttaaattaaataaaaatatttaaagttaatattacataaaaataaattaaaagatctCCTCTCtctcaacatatatatatatatatatatatatatattgcaaatTGACCTTCAAATTTCTCCCATCAAAACAAACCACATAAGTTCCAATATTTAAGCCTCATCTTATTTGCCATTAAAACAAACACCAATTTTTGTGTTGTTTcgcattttaagtaattttttttccctttcctCTTTCAAATTCTTAAAACTGAAAAGATAAGATTATAAGGTTTTTGTTTTTCCAACGTCAAGGACATGCGAGGCTGTATTTGGGTATTTTATTTTACACATGGATTTTGGAGATTATTTGCTAAAAATATTGGATTTGTATagtattcaaattttaattttaattttatttaattaaaaacattataTGTCATAGTTTGATTGGTTCAAATAATTTTTAACAAGAATTAAGAGTCGAATTTAAAATAAAACGAAATAAAACTGTAAAACCTACTTTGACAAAAAGAAAGATACTTAAATAGAAAAAATCGTGTCTAATAATTATACTTGGAA
This window of the Gossypium arboreum isolate Shixiya-1 chromosome 12, ASM2569848v2, whole genome shotgun sequence genome carries:
- the LOC108478027 gene encoding uncharacterized protein LOC108478027 → MVANRWMARLMNIEVYSRRNEMFRVTETIGRRPGIPPRSYGVDLRNRRCDCRRFQTLHYPCAHVVAACAKVSLNVDQFIDEVYTLEYTLRVWENEFPVLSDLSTWEVPPTTFELVPDKGLRRNPKGRPQSSRIRNEMDIREKSDGKLCGVCGLQGEA
- the LOC108478028 gene encoding extensin-like translates to MWNNRFERVPQMDRGLDLQPSLQYLQWYCEIGKPFLFGGRSMVVPPHTTRIGQHLPDPNHAPELEPQQELEPELHSGDSSYHPDLGGDDYFSGSSGHGYHSEFDIFSPLPPQYSSHPGSYLSQYSTPSGPYPPMYSTPPEPYPPPYSTPPGPYPPPYSTPLGSSSSMAFETYDFSSMFHTPPHTDEENVDRRSRPQRERRASQKYTPRTTPSNHQF